ACAGAGTGTCGCGGTCTTCACGATACTGCTCCCCCTCGAGTTTACTAAGATGCTGTAAAGCATCCTGTAGTTCAAACAAACGATCTTGTGCAAAATTACGCATGGCATTTAGAAACTGGGGAATGCCCGCGCTCGCGAGCCGATATATCATCTGTTTACCTCGGCGTTCCGCGTTGACTAAACGAGCCAGACGTAACTCTTTCAAATGTGCACTGGTCAGTTTCACACTGATATTCGCTTCCTGCGCCAACAGCTCAACGGGTTTGCTGGCTTGTAACAACAAGTCCAGTAATTCTAATCGCTTTGGATTGCCAAGGACTTTGGCAATCCGAGCTAATTGAGCATAGAGTTCCGGTTTAATTTCCCGAGCATCAGCCATCATTGTTGCATCATCCTTTTACACAATTTCTCTGATTTTCTATCTTAGGGCATAAGCCATCAGTCCAGAATAACATTCCAAAGATATTTAGAATATTTTATATTATAACCATTCATAATCTGAAATTTCACCTCGACAAGCAGTCAAAATTCACGACTAATCCCATAAAGTTTACAAGTCAGGAGTACAGACCGATGTCGCAATTCAATCACTCTGAACAACAATATCACTACGGAATTCGTGAAAACCTGCTTCAGGTCGGCCATCAGCTGTTACAGGTGTTTCTGGTCGGCCTGACGATTGGCATGTTCCGGACAGTGGTTCCTGCTTTGGCTGAAGATGAATTTGGTGTGGCTAAAGGATCATTCATGATGCTGACCGCATTTGTGGTCGCATTCGGTTTTGTAAAAGGCACGCTGAATTTTGTGGCCGGACGCTGGTCTGAGCGGATCGGACGTAGAAAGGTCCTGATTTGGGGTTGGCTGGCAGCCATTCCGATTCCCTTTATGATTCTGTATGCCTCTTCCTGGGGCTGGATTGTCACAGCTACAATTCTACTCGGTGTCAATCAGGGTCTATGCTGGTCGATGACACAAACCTCGAAAATAGACATCACCCGTGCCGATGAGCGTGGTCTGACCATGGGGTTGAATGAATTTTCCGGATATGTCGGGGTGGCTTTGGCAGGCATTCTGACCGGTTACATGGCGTTGACTTGGGGACCGCGTTTGGGCTTGCTGATTTTTGGTTCAGTGGTCATCTCACTGGCTCTCATCCTAGCTATCTTTGCTGTTCGGGAAACGCAGGAATGGGCCAAGGCAGAAGCACATCAAAGCCTGACCCAGCCCCAGCATTTACAACTGTCCAAATTACCGCAAAATTTTCCCACCCATCCAACCACAGTACAAATGTTTCGCCTGATGAGTTGGGGAGATAAGCGTATGGCAGCTTTCTGTCAGGCTGGGATGATCGAAAAATTCGTCGATGCCCTGATCTGGGTGTTTTATCCGGTATTTCTCTATCAGCGCGGACTGGGCCTAGATGCAATTGGTTGGATTGTCGGTATATATGGCTTTGTCTGGGGAGGGACACAATTACTGACCGGAAAACTGTCTGATCATATTGGCCGGATGAAACCGATTATCTTGGGCATGTGGATTTGTGGTCTGGGTGTGGCAATGATGTTGATCCATGAGGGAATGCTGTGGTGGTCATTAAGTGCCGGAATCACCGGTTTTGGTATGGCCCTGCTCTATCCGAATCTGGGGGCTGCCGTGGCAGATATTTCCCATCCTAACTGGCGAGGTTCAGCAATTGGCATTTATCGCTTCTGGCGTGACCTAGGCTATGGTGTCGGTGCGCTGGGTTTTGGGCTGGTGGCACATTTTACCGGTGTAGTCACGGCAGGCTTTTGGTTTGTTGCCATTGCGATGTTCCTGTCTGGAGCACTGGTGATGCTCTGGGGAGAGGAGACTCACCCAAATCTGGACTAAGTCACAGACAACTTGGGATCGGTGCAGTATAGTCAAT
This portion of the Acinetobacter sp. GSS19 genome encodes:
- a CDS encoding ArsR/SmtB family transcription factor is translated as MMADAREIKPELYAQLARIAKVLGNPKRLELLDLLLQASKPVELLAQEANISVKLTSAHLKELRLARLVNAERRGKQMIYRLASAGIPQFLNAMRNFAQDRLFELQDALQHLSKLEGEQYREDRDTLLEKAKAGEMIILDVRPENEFAHAHLPFAKSIPLNELRKRLHELPAEIPITVYCRGPYCIMTADALQVLKQRGYAATALKTNVAEWTQFNSQ
- a CDS encoding MFS transporter, with amino-acid sequence MSQFNHSEQQYHYGIRENLLQVGHQLLQVFLVGLTIGMFRTVVPALAEDEFGVAKGSFMMLTAFVVAFGFVKGTLNFVAGRWSERIGRRKVLIWGWLAAIPIPFMILYASSWGWIVTATILLGVNQGLCWSMTQTSKIDITRADERGLTMGLNEFSGYVGVALAGILTGYMALTWGPRLGLLIFGSVVISLALILAIFAVRETQEWAKAEAHQSLTQPQHLQLSKLPQNFPTHPTTVQMFRLMSWGDKRMAAFCQAGMIEKFVDALIWVFYPVFLYQRGLGLDAIGWIVGIYGFVWGGTQLLTGKLSDHIGRMKPIILGMWICGLGVAMMLIHEGMLWWSLSAGITGFGMALLYPNLGAAVADISHPNWRGSAIGIYRFWRDLGYGVGALGFGLVAHFTGVVTAGFWFVAIAMFLSGALVMLWGEETHPNLD